The following are from one region of the Cottoperca gobio chromosome 13, fCotGob3.1, whole genome shotgun sequence genome:
- the elna gene encoding elastin isoform X4, whose product MVWVFLVLVVLALVVLALVLLVLVVLALVVCIQGRCQEEWGPAVYHLLRLKLPNMVWVFLVVLEVLVVLVAMEVSVVLVVCIQGRHQEQVMQLVPRLLNMEYQGEYLGVYHGGVPGGVPGGVPWGVPEGVPGGVPWGVPGRVPGGVPGGVPGRVPWGVPGGVPGGVPGGVPWGVPGGVPGGVPGGVPWGVPGRVPGGVPGGVPGGVPGRVPWGVPGGVPGGVPGGVPWGVPGGVPGGVPGGAPVVGGYLPAAKAAKYGLGGTGGQLGTGGQLGSGGLGGGGGYSAAAKAAKYGVSTGAGAGFVPGGLGGAGGVPGAVPGLGGGQYSAAAKAAKYGVLGGAGAGFGAGGVPGAVPGLGGGQYSAAAKAAKYGVAGGVGAGFVPGGLGGAGAGFVPGGLGGAGAGFVPGGLGGAGAGFVPGGLGGGGAVPGAVPGMGGGQYSAAAKAAKYGITGGAGLGAGGLEGAGIAGGVGGEGYADGVKPPTYGGVTGVGLDMPGATPGTPVGGGPDGSAVVVPARNAGTAGTPPPEPTPTAAIGETTEVPRPSGAGIAVAPSGVGPTGQGQPGVGVGTGGKAPKPFLPGAGAGFVPAGGGYPYGGPYGVPYGAGTGAATLPGSKPLKPPVVGGAGGGAGIPLAAGGYQGYGNLGGGGVYQPAAAPVLPGYGGGYPQQNYQGGGLMANCQQPGGYVPAPLTPQQAKAAKYGPLQAFLGGAGGGGGGVYRGGVAGCQGKYCGRRK is encoded by the exons ATG GTTTGGGTGTTCTTGGTGCTGGTGGTGTTGGCACTGGTGGTGTTGGCACTGGTGCTGTTGGTACTGGTGGTGTTGGCACTGGTGGTGTGTATCCAGGGCAGGTGCCAGGAG gaGTGGGGTCCGGCGGTATATCACCTGCTCAGGCTAAAGCTGCCAAATATG GTTTGGGTGTTCttggtggtgctggaggtgctggtggtgctggtggctATGGAGGTGTCGGTAGTGCTGGTAGTGTGTATCCAGGGCAGGCACCAGGAG CAGGTTATGCAGCTGGTTCCAAGGCTGCTAAATATG GAGTACCAGGGCGAGTACCTGGGGGTGTACCATGGGGGTGTCCCAGGAGGAGTACCAGGAGGAGTACCATGGGGTGTCCCGGAAGGAGTACCAGGAGGAGTACCATGGGGTGTACCTGGGCGTGTTCCGGGAGGAGTACCAGGAGGAGTACCAGGGCGAGTACCATGGGGTGTACCTGGGGGTGTCCCAGGAGGAGTACCAGGAGGAGTACCATGGGGTGTACCTGGGGGTGTCCCGGGAGGAGTACCAGGAGGGGTACCATGGGGTGTACCTGGGCGTGTTCCGGGAGGAGTACCAGGAGGAGTACCAGGAGGAGTACCAGGGCGAGTACCATGGGGTGTACCTGGGGGTGTCCCGGGAGGAGTACCAGGAGGAGTACCATGGGGTGTACCTGGGGGTGTCCCGGGAGGAGTACCAGGAGGTGCACCAGTGGTTGGTGGATATTTACCAGCAGCCAAAGCCGCTAAATATG GACTAGGAGGCACAGGAGGACAATTAGGGACAGGAGGACAATTAGGGAGTGGAGGAttgggaggaggtggaggataCTCTGCTGCTGCCAAAGCTGCTAAATATG GAGTTTCAACAGGAGCTGGAGCAGGGTTTGTACCAGGAGGActgggaggagcaggaggagttCCTGGTGCAGTACCTGGACTGGGAGGTGGACAATACTCGGCTGCCGCAAAAGCTGCTAAATACG GAGTTTTaggaggagctggagcaggGTTCGGAGCAGGAGGAGTTCCTGGTGCAGTACCTGGACTGGGAGGGGGACAATACTCTGCTGCCGCAAAAGCTGCTAAATATG GAGTTGCAGGAGGAGTTGGAGCAGGGTTTGTACCAGGAGGActgggaggagcaggagcagggtTTGTACCAGGAGGActgggaggagcaggagcaggattTGTACCAGGAGGActgggaggagcaggagcagggtTTGTACCAGGAGGactcggaggaggaggagcagttCCTGGTGCAGTACCTGGAATGGGAGGGGGACAATACTCTGCTGCCGCAAAAGCTGCTAAATACG GTATTACAGGAGGAGCAGGGTTAGGAGCAGGAGGACTGGAAGGGGCAGGAATAGCAGGAGGAGTTGGGGGTGAAG GGTATGCGGATGGTGTGAAACCACCAACATATG GAGGCGTCACTGGAGTAGGCCTTGACATGCCAGGAGCTACTCCAGGTACACCTGTCGGTGGTGGTCCAGACGGTTCTGCTGTTGTGGTGCCAG CAAGGAATGCAGGTACTGCTGGAACTCCTCCACCAG AGCCCACGCCTACTGCCGCAATTGGCGAGACCACAGAGGTCCCACGGCCCA GTGGTGCAGGCATTGCAGTAGCACCCTCTGGTG TTGGTCCAACAGGCCAAGGCCAGCCTG GTGTAGGTGTTGGCACAGGGGGCAAAGCACCTAAACCATTCTTACCAG GTGCAGGAGCAGGTTTTGTTCCAGCCGGAGGTGGATATCCCTATGGTGGACCCTATGGAG TTCCTTATGGCGCTGGTACCGGAGCTGCCACTCTGCCTGGATCGAAGCCTTTGAAGCCTCCAG TTGttggtggagcaggaggaggagcaggaatcCCACTGGCAGCAGGAGGTTATCAAG GCTACGGCAATCTTGGAGGCGGCGGAGTATATCAGCCAG CTGCTGCTCCTGTGCTTCCTGGTTATGGAGGAGGTTACCCCCAACAGAACTACCAAG GAGGCGGATTAATGGCCAACTGCCAACAGCCAG GTGGATATGTACCAGCCCCACTGACCCCTCAACAAG ccaAAGCAGCCAAGTACGGTCCATTGCAGGCCTTCCTTggtggtgcaggaggaggaggaggaggagtctaCAGAG GTGGCGTTGCAGGATGCCAGGGCAAATACTGCGGGAGGAGGAAGTAG
- the elna gene encoding elastin isoform X3 has translation MVWVFLVLVVLALVVLALVLLVLVVLALVVCIQGRCQEEWGPAVYHLLRLKLPNMVWVFLVVLEVLVVLVAMEVSVVLVVCIQGRHQEQVMQLVPRLLNMEYQGEYLGVYHGGVPGGVPGGVPWGVPEGVPGGVPWGVPGRVPGGVPGGVPGRVPWGVPGGVPGGVPGGVPWGVPGGVPGGVPGGVPWGVPGRVPGGVPGGVPGGVPGRVPWGVPGGVPGGVPGGVPWGVPGGVPGGVPGGAPVVGGYLPAAKAAKYGLGGTGGQLGTGGQLGSGGLGGGGGYSAAAKAAKYGVSTGAGAGFVPGGLGGAGGVPGAVPGLGGGQYSAAAKAAKYGVLGGAGAGFGAGGVPGAVPGLGGGQYSAAAKAAKYGVAGGVGAGFVPGGLGGAGAGFVPGGLGGAGAGFVPGGLGGAGAGFVPGGLGGGGAVPGAVPGMGGGQYSAAAKAAKYGITGGAGLGAGGLEGAGIAGGVGGEGYADGVKPPTYGGVTGVGLDMPGATPGTPVGGGPDGSAVVVPARNAGTAGTPPPEPTPTAAIGETTEVPRPSGAGIAVAPSGVGPTGQGQPGVGVGTGGKAPKPFLPGAGAGFVPAGGGYPYGGPYGVPYGAGTGAATLPGSKPLKPPVVGGAGGGAGIPLAAGGYQGGYRPYQHGYGQGYGNLGGGGVYQPAAAPVLPGYGGGYPQQNYQGGYVPAPLTPQQAKAAKYGPLQAFLGGAGGGGGGVYRGGVAGCQGKYCGRRK, from the exons ATG GTTTGGGTGTTCTTGGTGCTGGTGGTGTTGGCACTGGTGGTGTTGGCACTGGTGCTGTTGGTACTGGTGGTGTTGGCACTGGTGGTGTGTATCCAGGGCAGGTGCCAGGAG gaGTGGGGTCCGGCGGTATATCACCTGCTCAGGCTAAAGCTGCCAAATATG GTTTGGGTGTTCttggtggtgctggaggtgctggtggtgctggtggctATGGAGGTGTCGGTAGTGCTGGTAGTGTGTATCCAGGGCAGGCACCAGGAG CAGGTTATGCAGCTGGTTCCAAGGCTGCTAAATATG GAGTACCAGGGCGAGTACCTGGGGGTGTACCATGGGGGTGTCCCAGGAGGAGTACCAGGAGGAGTACCATGGGGTGTCCCGGAAGGAGTACCAGGAGGAGTACCATGGGGTGTACCTGGGCGTGTTCCGGGAGGAGTACCAGGAGGAGTACCAGGGCGAGTACCATGGGGTGTACCTGGGGGTGTCCCAGGAGGAGTACCAGGAGGAGTACCATGGGGTGTACCTGGGGGTGTCCCGGGAGGAGTACCAGGAGGGGTACCATGGGGTGTACCTGGGCGTGTTCCGGGAGGAGTACCAGGAGGAGTACCAGGAGGAGTACCAGGGCGAGTACCATGGGGTGTACCTGGGGGTGTCCCGGGAGGAGTACCAGGAGGAGTACCATGGGGTGTACCTGGGGGTGTCCCGGGAGGAGTACCAGGAGGTGCACCAGTGGTTGGTGGATATTTACCAGCAGCCAAAGCCGCTAAATATG GACTAGGAGGCACAGGAGGACAATTAGGGACAGGAGGACAATTAGGGAGTGGAGGAttgggaggaggtggaggataCTCTGCTGCTGCCAAAGCTGCTAAATATG GAGTTTCAACAGGAGCTGGAGCAGGGTTTGTACCAGGAGGActgggaggagcaggaggagttCCTGGTGCAGTACCTGGACTGGGAGGTGGACAATACTCGGCTGCCGCAAAAGCTGCTAAATACG GAGTTTTaggaggagctggagcaggGTTCGGAGCAGGAGGAGTTCCTGGTGCAGTACCTGGACTGGGAGGGGGACAATACTCTGCTGCCGCAAAAGCTGCTAAATATG GAGTTGCAGGAGGAGTTGGAGCAGGGTTTGTACCAGGAGGActgggaggagcaggagcagggtTTGTACCAGGAGGActgggaggagcaggagcaggattTGTACCAGGAGGActgggaggagcaggagcagggtTTGTACCAGGAGGactcggaggaggaggagcagttCCTGGTGCAGTACCTGGAATGGGAGGGGGACAATACTCTGCTGCCGCAAAAGCTGCTAAATACG GTATTACAGGAGGAGCAGGGTTAGGAGCAGGAGGACTGGAAGGGGCAGGAATAGCAGGAGGAGTTGGGGGTGAAG GGTATGCGGATGGTGTGAAACCACCAACATATG GAGGCGTCACTGGAGTAGGCCTTGACATGCCAGGAGCTACTCCAGGTACACCTGTCGGTGGTGGTCCAGACGGTTCTGCTGTTGTGGTGCCAG CAAGGAATGCAGGTACTGCTGGAACTCCTCCACCAG AGCCCACGCCTACTGCCGCAATTGGCGAGACCACAGAGGTCCCACGGCCCA GTGGTGCAGGCATTGCAGTAGCACCCTCTGGTG TTGGTCCAACAGGCCAAGGCCAGCCTG GTGTAGGTGTTGGCACAGGGGGCAAAGCACCTAAACCATTCTTACCAG GTGCAGGAGCAGGTTTTGTTCCAGCCGGAGGTGGATATCCCTATGGTGGACCCTATGGAG TTCCTTATGGCGCTGGTACCGGAGCTGCCACTCTGCCTGGATCGAAGCCTTTGAAGCCTCCAG TTGttggtggagcaggaggaggagcaggaatcCCACTGGCAGCAGGAGGTTATCAAG GGGGATACAGGCCATATCAACATGGTTATGGCCAGG GCTACGGCAATCTTGGAGGCGGCGGAGTATATCAGCCAG CTGCTGCTCCTGTGCTTCCTGGTTATGGAGGAGGTTACCCCCAACAGAACTACCAAG GTGGATATGTACCAGCCCCACTGACCCCTCAACAAG ccaAAGCAGCCAAGTACGGTCCATTGCAGGCCTTCCTTggtggtgcaggaggaggaggaggaggagtctaCAGAG GTGGCGTTGCAGGATGCCAGGGCAAATACTGCGGGAGGAGGAAGTAG